The following is a genomic window from Sulfitobacter pontiacus.
CGACCGGTATGGTCTTTGTGATCGTGACCCGTCACATCGACCTGTCGGTCGGCGCGATGCTGGCCACCTGCTCTGCCGCGATGGCGATGACCCAGACCGATATCCTGCCGCGTATGCTGGGCATGGGGCTGGGGCATCCGATGATCCCCTGGATCGCCATCGTCGTCGGCCTGCTGTTCGGCACCATCATCGGCGCGTTTCAGGGCTGGCTGATCGGGTTCCTCACGATCCCTGCCTTTATCGTGACCCTTGGCGGCCTGCTGATCTGGCGCAACGTGGCGTGGTATATGACCGACGGTCAAACCATCGGGCCACTGGATGAAACCTTCCGCAAGTTCGGCGGAATCAACGGAACCTTGGGCGAGACGTGGTCTTGGGTCGTCGGGCTGATCGCCGTGGTTCTGGCGCTTTGGGCGCTGTGGTCGTCACGCCGCAACAAGGTCAACCACGGGTTTCACGTGAAACCGGTTTGGGCCGAGGTGCTGGTCGGTCTGATCATCGCCGTGGGCATTCTGGGCTTTGTCGCGATCCTGAACGCCTACGAGGTTCCGACCGCGCGTCTGATGCGCGAGTTCAAGGCCCGTGGCGATGTGATGCCCGAAGGCTATACCGCGTCTTACGGCATCCCCTATTCGGTGTTGCTGCTGATCGCGCTGGCGATTGGCATGACCGTGATGGCCAAACGCACGCGGCTGGGGCGCTATATCTTTGCCACGGGCGGCAACCCCGACGCGGCAGAGCTGTCGGGCATCAACACCCGTCTGCTGACGGTCAAGGTTTTTGCCCTGATGGGGGCCTTGGTGGCGCTGTCCGCGGTTGTTGCCTCTGCCCGTTTGACCAACCACTCGAACGACATCGGCACTTTGGACGAACTGCGTGTCATCGCGGCGGCTGTCATTGGCGGCACGGCTCTGGCAGGCGGTATAGGAACGATCCACGGGGCTATTCTGGGTGCCTTGATCATGCAATCGCTGCAATCGGGCATGGCTATGGTGGGCGTTGACGCACCGCTGCAAAACATCGTCGTCGGTGCGGTTCTTGTCTTCGCCGTCTGGATCGACATCGTCTATCGCCGCCGTATGGGAGGGAAATCATGACACCGCTTGTAGAGCTCAAGAATATCTCGCTGTCCTTCGGGGGGGTGCGTGCCGTCGATAACGTTACGCTGGACCTGTATCCGGGCGAGGTCGTCGGCCTGTTGGGGCACAATGGCGCGGGGAAATCCACGCTGATCAAGATCCTCGCT
Proteins encoded in this region:
- a CDS encoding sugar ABC transporter permease codes for the protein MTDTTTETGADVHPSPTAPKRSFLSQLEIDTRLLGMIGAFILVCLVFNVLTDGRFLTPRNIFNLTIQTVSVAIMATGMVFVIVTRHIDLSVGAMLATCSAAMAMTQTDILPRMLGMGLGHPMIPWIAIVVGLLFGTIIGAFQGWLIGFLTIPAFIVTLGGLLIWRNVAWYMTDGQTIGPLDETFRKFGGINGTLGETWSWVVGLIAVVLALWALWSSRRNKVNHGFHVKPVWAEVLVGLIIAVGILGFVAILNAYEVPTARLMREFKARGDVMPEGYTASYGIPYSVLLLIALAIGMTVMAKRTRLGRYIFATGGNPDAAELSGINTRLLTVKVFALMGALVALSAVVASARLTNHSNDIGTLDELRVIAAAVIGGTALAGGIGTIHGAILGALIMQSLQSGMAMVGVDAPLQNIVVGAVLVFAVWIDIVYRRRMGGKS